The genome window AGGCGTGTTACATAAATAGGGCTAGCTACAGACTTTGAATTTAACTTTTAAATAACTTTAAACTTTAACACGCTTAATCGTCCACAATGGAATTTCAATTTTTGCTCTCTCTCCATGAAGAATCGTTCCTGACGGACGTGTGGATCTGTTTTTTGTATTTACTCGGTCCGGATGCTCCGCGATCAGGAGAAGCAGATGCTGCACCAATAAATTAAATCGTATCCCGTGAAAAAAGTTAACGACTGAACTTGCGCCCCATCTTTGCTTTTGTCCCCCTTATGTGACCGTGGCAGGGTAGCTACGTATTTTTAGCTGAACCGCTTGATATCACTCACCGGAGAGAAGCCAAACAAACGTGCATATTCCCGGCTGAATTGGGAAGGACTTTCATAACCTACCTCAAATGCAATATCTGCCACGTGAGTTGATTCGGTTAAAAGGCGACGGCGTGCTTCCTGCAATCGGATTTGCTTCTGATACTGTACCGGAGTCATGGTAGTCACTGCTTTGAAGTGACGATATAACGAAGAGAAGCTCATGTTCGCCAACTCAGCTAATCCTTCGATGCGCAACGGTTGGTTGTAATCCCTTTTGATCCGCTCGACTACTTGTGCAATGGATGCGTAATTGCTTCCGGCCATAGCAATTTGCTTGAACACATCACCTTGATCATCGCTTAGCAGTCTGTAAATAATCTCACGTATGATGAGGGGAGATAATGCAGGAATGTCCTTCGGCGTTTTTAATAGACCTACCAGTCTGACGGCTGCATCGAGTAAGTCATGATTCATTTTGCCTACAAATAGCCCTCTGTGGTATCTCTTCGTGCTATCTGGAAGTAATTCTGTCTCCTTCATGATCTGAAAGATTTGGCTTGCCTCTAAATCTAGACGAATCGCTAAGTAGGGCGATTCAGGTGAGGACTTAGTGGCTCGGCCGGTTATCGGTACATCCAGGGAAACCGCAAGGTAATCGGATACCCCGTATCGGTAGCGTTTATTGGCGAGCATAATAAGCTTCTCGCCTTGGGCAACAATGCATAGCGAAGGTTTTTGAATTCTGCATATCGGTACCTCGGAGTGGGAATCACGAACTAGGTGCAAAGAGGGAATTAAGGTAGTGTGATCACCATCTACACCAGAGAACTTCTCAATGAGTTGTGCAAGCTCCCGTTGTTTATAGTAAGTTTTCTGAACGTCATCTAGCATATGAATCCCTCCTTTTGTTGTGTTCTATTATAAATTCTTGGACTGTCTTTGTTAAGCGGGGTGAGAATAATAGGCAAGAACGCGAGAATATTAGTCTAACCGAAATTACCTGACTCGTACATAATAAGGATGTTCCAACAGACCGCCAACAATCGCCAATAACACAACAGTAAATTCCATTGGAGGAAAAAATATGTCAAATGATAAAGTATGGTACGTGACCGGTGCTTCGAAAGGACTGGGACTGTCCTTAGTAAGAAAATTGATTGAGTCCGGATATAAAGTCGCTGCAACTTCACGTAAAATAGAAGATTTAAAGCAAGCTGTTGGTGAAGTGCCCGAAGGACAATTCCTGCCGTTGGCAGTTGATTTGACCCAAGCGGATTCGATTAAGTCATCCTTGAACAAAATGTATGAACAGTTCGGGCAAATAGATGTGGCCGTTAACAATGCAGGTTATGGCATCGGTGGTGCGATCGAGGAATTGTCGGAGAAGGAAATCAGGGCCAATTTCGAAGTCAACGTATTTGCTCCAATTAATGTCATTCAAAGTGTACTGCCTTACATGCGGAAGCAGAGATCAGGACACATTTTCAATATCGCGTCAATCGCTGGCTTCGCTCCGCATATGGGCTGGAGTGTGTATGCAGCGACTAAGTTCTCGCTAATGGGGTTGACCGAAGTGCTTGCCCAAGATGTTCAATCACTAGGGATTAAAGTGACGGGAGTTGCTCCCGGAGGTTTCAGAACGGAGTTCAATAAAATGAGTTCCCTCGTTTTATCTTCCCGTAAAATTGAGGACTACATCGAGCTGCATGGTGGGCATAACCGATTCGTGGCGCAAGATGGAACACAGCTCGGTGATCCTGAAAAAGCGGCAGAGGTGTTCATTGATTTGGCTGAATCTCCGAATCCTCCGTCTCAATTATTCCTGGGCAGTGATGCTTACCGGAGAGCGTCCGAGAAGTTGGATCAATTGCGTGAAGAACTAGAAGCGAACAAGAATATCACATTCCGAACTGATTTTGAATAAGGGGGATCACTCTACTGTGAAGAAGGAAAAGACGTTGGTGTTCCCTGGAAAATGAGCGTGACTTGAATCCAGATCGCTTTGTTCAGCCGGACGCTCGTAAAACTAAAAAGATGTTGGAGAAGTATTCAGTTCCCATTGAAAAGATTCTCAAACTCGGTATTGGTGCATAGGACTCCTAAGGAAAACTTCATATCAAAACAAGTCTAGTCAATGGTGTGAATACAGCTCGTCTTGCGAAGCACTGATCTCTGCAAAAATGAAACATCCGAACATGTATTGTCTGTTCATGCAGGAGTCAATATCCGTTCAGCTATCATGTGGGTTGTCAAATTTTACGAGGCGTAGCCGATAAAAAGGGAGCTATTGGACAATGATCTTTCAAACCAAAAGCAAATGGCTTCGAAACAAAGGGCGGTCTATTGAAATTTGGAAGCTTAAGTTTCTATACCTTCACATGAATAGCGGTTATGTACTTAGCTCAAATAGGACGGGAAAGCGTCCTGTCTGGGTTAGCACCAGAGCATTTCGCATCTCTAACCGAAACTTAGAAAAAAATGATAGGTTGGTAGGAACCTTTTGCAGAAACAGCTTCTTATCTAGGGATTGGGCTTGCCAACCTAATCGATACGGTTCATCCAGTTTGGAAACATGGTTATACCCTAAGAGCCATCATCCTTTGGATGGTAGTAAGTTCGTGTCCCAAGCCAAGGTCAAGGACTAATGAGCAATTTAGT of Paenibacillus sp. FSL R5-0517 contains these proteins:
- a CDS encoding AraC family transcriptional regulator, giving the protein MLDDVQKTYYKQRELAQLIEKFSGVDGDHTTLIPSLHLVRDSHSEVPICRIQKPSLCIVAQGEKLIMLANKRYRYGVSDYLAVSLDVPITGRATKSSPESPYLAIRLDLEASQIFQIMKETELLPDSTKRYHRGLFVGKMNHDLLDAAVRLVGLLKTPKDIPALSPLIIREIIYRLLSDDQGDVFKQIAMAGSNYASIAQVVERIKRDYNQPLRIEGLAELANMSFSSLYRHFKAVTTMTPVQYQKQIRLQEARRRLLTESTHVADIAFEVGYESPSQFSREYARLFGFSPVSDIKRFS
- a CDS encoding SDR family NAD(P)-dependent oxidoreductase encodes the protein MSNDKVWYVTGASKGLGLSLVRKLIESGYKVAATSRKIEDLKQAVGEVPEGQFLPLAVDLTQADSIKSSLNKMYEQFGQIDVAVNNAGYGIGGAIEELSEKEIRANFEVNVFAPINVIQSVLPYMRKQRSGHIFNIASIAGFAPHMGWSVYAATKFSLMGLTEVLAQDVQSLGIKVTGVAPGGFRTEFNKMSSLVLSSRKIEDYIELHGGHNRFVAQDGTQLGDPEKAAEVFIDLAESPNPPSQLFLGSDAYRRASEKLDQLREELEANKNITFRTDFE